One genomic window of Pseudomonas aeruginosa includes the following:
- a CDS encoding alpha/beta hydrolase has translation MALNPDIAAYLELVGNGRSSGKSLPMHQLTVQQAREQFDQSSALMDPGLDEPLPRVETLFVPARDGTPLPARLYSPQGLSASPPLPGVLYLHGGGYVVGSLDSHDALCASLAERAGCVVLSLAYRLAPEWRFPTAAEDAEDAWCWLAAEAARLGIDPQRLAVAGDSVGGSLCAVLSHRLALRGDASQPRLQVLIYPVTDASRTRQSIERYAVGHLLEKDSLEWFYQHYQRSPEDRQDPRFSPLLGVVPADLAPTLLLVAECDPLHDEGIAYAEHLRQGGARVELCVYPGMTHDFLRMGAIVDEADEAKDMIADALVAALAP, from the coding sequence ATGGCCTTGAACCCCGATATCGCGGCATACCTGGAACTGGTCGGCAACGGCCGCAGCAGTGGCAAGAGCCTGCCCATGCACCAGTTGACGGTGCAACAGGCACGCGAGCAGTTCGACCAGTCGTCGGCGTTGATGGACCCAGGCCTCGACGAGCCGCTGCCGCGCGTCGAGACGCTGTTCGTCCCGGCGCGGGACGGTACGCCGTTGCCGGCGCGCCTCTACAGTCCCCAGGGGCTGTCCGCGTCGCCGCCGTTGCCGGGCGTGCTCTACCTGCATGGCGGCGGCTACGTCGTCGGCAGCCTGGACTCCCACGACGCGCTGTGCGCCAGCCTGGCCGAGCGCGCCGGTTGCGTGGTGCTTTCTCTGGCCTACCGGTTGGCCCCGGAGTGGCGTTTTCCGACCGCCGCCGAGGACGCCGAGGATGCCTGGTGCTGGTTGGCTGCCGAAGCCGCGCGGCTAGGCATCGATCCGCAACGCCTGGCGGTTGCCGGCGACAGCGTCGGCGGCAGTCTGTGCGCGGTGTTGTCGCATCGCTTGGCGCTGCGGGGAGACGCCTCGCAACCGCGTCTGCAGGTACTGATCTACCCGGTCACCGATGCCAGCCGCACGCGCCAATCGATCGAGCGTTACGCCGTTGGCCACCTGTTGGAGAAGGACAGCCTGGAGTGGTTCTACCAGCACTACCAGCGTAGCCCCGAGGACCGTCAGGACCCGCGTTTCTCGCCGCTGCTCGGCGTGGTGCCGGCTGACCTGGCGCCGACGTTGCTGCTGGTCGCGGAGTGCGACCCGTTGCATGACGAGGGCATCGCCTATGCCGAGCACCTGCGCCAGGGCGGCGCCCGGGTGGAGTTGTGCGTCTATCCGGGGATGACCCATGACTTCCTGCGCATGGGTGCGATCGTCGACGAGGCGGACGAAGCCAAGGACATGATCGCCGACGCGCTGGTGGCGGCCCTGGCACCCTGA